One Phycisphaera mikurensis NBRC 102666 DNA window includes the following coding sequences:
- a CDS encoding GTP 3',8-cyclase MoaA has product MPEAPPSADAGPALRDSSGRGVHYLRISVTGNCSMRCGYCRPGVDANQPEPGRLNAGEIRFLVDHLHRRGGLRKVRLTGGEPTTRRDLPELVRAVRDAGVEEVAITTNGLTLERDAARLAAAGLFRLNVSLDTLDAGRFATLTGVDGLARVLRGIEAARAELPGPVKLNAVVIAGHNDGDDLLGLARYAAERGLALRFIELMPMGPLAGAWAGRYVPAAAMKATLRAAGVGLEALPETADAARRFRAELPGGGVADLGFITPMSCNFCSACDRLRVSADGDLHPCLMDAPRGNAAEALRRRDADGLDRLLEAAFAIKAAEHPEAGPAVMTRMGG; this is encoded by the coding sequence TTGCCGGAGGCTCCACCGTCCGCCGACGCCGGGCCGGCGCTGCGGGACAGCAGCGGGCGGGGCGTGCATTACCTGCGCATCTCCGTCACGGGCAACTGCTCGATGCGGTGCGGCTACTGCCGGCCCGGCGTCGACGCCAACCAACCCGAGCCCGGACGCTTGAACGCGGGGGAGATCCGCTTCCTGGTCGACCACCTGCACCGCCGCGGCGGCCTGCGGAAGGTCCGGCTGACCGGCGGCGAGCCGACGACCCGGCGCGACCTGCCGGAGCTGGTGCGGGCGGTGCGGGACGCGGGCGTGGAAGAGGTGGCGATCACGACCAACGGGCTGACGCTGGAGCGAGACGCGGCGCGGCTCGCCGCCGCGGGGCTCTTCCGCTTGAACGTCAGCCTCGACACGCTCGACGCCGGGCGCTTCGCGACGCTGACGGGCGTGGACGGGCTGGCGCGGGTGCTCCGCGGGATCGAGGCGGCGCGGGCGGAACTGCCCGGGCCGGTGAAGCTCAACGCGGTCGTCATCGCCGGCCACAACGACGGCGACGACCTGCTGGGCCTCGCCCGCTACGCGGCGGAGCGGGGGCTGGCCCTCCGCTTCATCGAGCTGATGCCGATGGGCCCGCTCGCCGGGGCTTGGGCCGGCCGCTACGTGCCGGCCGCGGCGATGAAGGCGACGCTGCGGGCGGCGGGCGTCGGGCTCGAAGCGCTGCCCGAGACCGCCGACGCCGCGCGCCGCTTCCGGGCGGAGCTGCCCGGCGGCGGCGTCGCCGACCTGGGCTTCATCACGCCGATGAGCTGCAACTTCTGCTCGGCGTGCGACCGGCTGCGGGTGTCGGCCGACGGCGACCTGCACCCGTGCCTGATGGACGCCCCGCGCGGCAACGCGGCCGAGGCCCTCCGCCGCCGGGACGCGGACGGCCTGGACCGGCTGCTGGAAGCCGCCTTCGCGATAAAGGCCGCCGAGCACCCCGAGGCGGGGCCCGCCGTCATGACCCGGATGGGCGGCTGA
- a CDS encoding MoaD/ThiS family protein gives MASAAPSEAKIRVRLFGVQAERAGRGSVCVRVSPGATTLGDLRGLIAAAEPSLAASLPASRFAVDHAYAAEDRTLAGDEEVALIGLVGGG, from the coding sequence ATGGCGTCCGCGGCGCCGAGCGAAGCGAAGATCCGCGTCCGGCTCTTCGGCGTGCAGGCCGAGCGTGCCGGCCGCGGTTCCGTGTGCGTCCGCGTGTCGCCCGGCGCCACCACCCTCGGCGACCTCCGCGGGCTCATCGCCGCCGCCGAGCCGTCGCTCGCCGCGTCGCTGCCGGCGAGCCGCTTCGCGGTGGACCACGCCTACGCGGCGGAAGACCGCACGCTCGCCGGCGACGAAGAGGTGGCGCTCATCGGGCTCGTGGGCGGCGGCTGA